From the Endozoicomonas sp. Mp262 genome, the window TCACCGTATCGCTATTCACTGAACCCACAACAGGATAATGAAATAGCTCACAGCTTCGGTTCATAAACCCCAGTACGTTGATGCGTTTACTTTTGACTGATGGTATTCTGAGCTGCTTTCCTTTTTCCTGCCAACCGTATGGCACACAAGGTTCCTGGGTAAAGCCGGACTCATCAAAATAAAATAAATTGATTAACCCTTTGCTCTCGGCTTCCTGGGCATCTTTCAGAGCAGTTTTACAGTCATGGAATTGCTCTTCGTCCCGTTTATGTTTGCATGATTTACGGAGTCTTTTGTAAACCAGCCCTGCTTTTTTACAATGTTTGCCAGAGTAATTTTTGATGAAGATTTACCGGTTTCATCCTCGATCTTGGATTTGACATACGATAAGCGACGAGGCTCTTCAGCCACTAATTCTTTTATGCGTTGCACTTCGGATTCGTCATATATGCACGGCCTACCGCCACCATGCCCCTTGTACAAGGCACGAATACCATATTCTTCCCAATCATCAATCCACTGAGAAGCAGTTTGATATCTAATTTCAAGTATTTCGGCAATTTGCTCAAGGGTAAAGCCACGATTGCTCAATAAAAGGCTATGGGCTCTTTCCCTTATACATCTCAGAGGTCCGTAGTGTTTGGCGAATTTCAAAGTTAATAAAACAGCTTCATCAGTGATTGTAGTGACGTACTTCATAGGGAGAGGGATTTAAAGACCAGTACTCTCTTTATAATAGAGTAAATGTATCATTCAATAGCTATCTGATCGTTAGATCAAGAAGTAGATTTCTCGTACTGGCCGAACATCCAGTTTATTTGAAACCAAACTATGACCTACTTACTATGAAAACAGATGAAGCCGCCAAACTCAGACAGCTTTGGCAGCAGCACCTTAAGGACTGGCAACAATCTGGCATAAGGCAAACTCCCTGGTGTCGCCAGAGGGGACTGTCTCCCCATCAGTTCAGTTATTGGAAGAAAAAGTTGATGACCAGGCCTGCACAGCCAAAACTGATTCCTGTTGCTGGGATGTCAAAGCCTGACCTTGTTTCTCAGTCTCCGGTTGTCATGCACCTGCCCTCTGGTATCAAGCTGGAGGTATCCGTCGAGCAAGTGCCTGGGCTGGTTCAGGCGTTGCAGTGCCTATGATTCGTCCAGCGGCTGATACTGACGTATTCCTTTATAGTGAGCCCGTGGATATGCGTAAGTCTATCAATGGCCTGGCCACTCTGGTGGAACAGGAGATGGCTCTGTCCCCCTTTGACCGCAAGCTGTTTGTGTTTTGCAACCGGGGAAGAGACAAGGTGAAGCTGCTTTACTGGGAGCGCAATGGCTTTGTCCTCTGGTATAAGCGACTGGAGAAATTCCGGTTCCAATGGCACTGGGATAGCATGCCCTCCCATATTGATGGTGATCTTCTCAACCGACTGCTGGATGGCTATGACATTCGTCCTCCTCAACCTCATCCTGCGCTGACCTACACGTCAATGATCTGATGCAGGGAATTGTCTTCCTGCCTTAGGGTATCCTTCAGGGATGAACGACACCCTTGCACATCTTCCTGATGACCCCACTATCCTCAAAGCCTACATTGCCCAGCTGCAAGGCAGGCTTTCCACTCTTGAGGAACATATCCGGCAACTGATCCGGCAGCGCTTTGGCGCGTCTAGCGAAAAAGCACCAGCCAATCAGTTCGGCCTGTTCAATGAGGCCGAGCAGGACCAGCCTGACAATCCTGATGCAGTGGCAAAAGCAGAGGCAGAAATCACAGTCCCTGCCCATCAGCGCAAGAAGCCGGGGCGCAAGCCATTACCTGAAGCCCTGCCCAGGGTTCGTCGGGAACATGACCTCCCTGAACAGGAAAAGGTCTGCTCCTGTTGCGGTAGCCATGACCTGCACAGGATCGGCGAGGAAGTCAGCGAGCAACTGGATATCATTCCCGCCAAGGTTCAGGTTATTCAGAACGTGCGCCCAAAGTATGCCTGTCGCCATTGTGAAGGCTCCATCCAGACCGCACCCATGCCTCCCCAGCCCATACCGGGTAGTATCGCTACACCGGGCTTGCTGGCCTACATTGCCACCGGAAAATATGTGGACGGCTTGCCCCTGTACCGCCAAGAACAGTTTGTGCTGAACCGGCTCGGGGTTGAAGTGGCCAGGGCAACCACAGCCCAGTGGATGGTGCGTTGCGGTGAACTGGTACAGCCCCTGGTCAACCTGATGCGAGATCATTTACTTGAATCTCCGCTGATCCATTGTGACGAAACCCATGTCAAGGTGCTGAGGGAGTCAGGGAAGAAAGCACAGAGCCTGTCGTACATGTGGGTACAGGTGGCAGAGCCTGTTCCAGATCACAGAGTCATTCTATTTGATTATGATCCCAGTCGGAGTGGGTCCGTTCCTGTCAGGTTGCTGGAAGGCTTTAAGGGGTATCTGCAAACGGATGGCTATGAGGGCTATGCTGCCATAGGCCGACAGGAAGGCATTATCAGCCAGGGCTGCTGGGCCCATGCCCGGAGAAAATTCAATGAAGCGGTAAAAGGCCTGAAAAAAGGGGTAAAAACTGGAAAGGCTTATATGGGAATGGCCTATATCCAGAAGCTTTACCGTATTGAACGGGAAATAAAAGACTGTTCCTGTGAAGAAAAGAAAATGATCCGGCAACAGAAAAGCCGGGACATTCTCAGTCAGCTACGACAATGGTTAGATAAATCGCTACCACAAACGCCCCCTAAAACACTGTTGGGTAAGGCGCTTAATTACCTCAATAACCAGTGGGATAAACTGATTCGCTACTGCGATGAGGGTTATCTACGCATGGACAATAATCTGGCAGAAAACGCCATTCGCCCCTTTGTCATCGGGCGTAAAGCATGGCTGTTTAGCACCAGTCAGGCAGGCGCTAATGCCAGCGCTAATCTGTACAGTCTGGTAGAGACAGCGAAAGCCTGTGGCTTGGAGTCATATGCCTATTTAAAGGAGGTGTTTACCCAGCTACCCGCAGCAAAAACACTGGCGGATATTGAGCAACTGCTGCCATGGAATCAAAACTCTTCTTAAATCAAGGTGGGGTTAATTAATCGCTTACTCCGTGGTTAATAAAAATAACTTTTGCGACAACCTCGGGAGCCTAGAAACGAGGGGAGAGGTTGGACAGTTTTTTTTCAGCCCATAGCAAAAACCCTGACAGCTTAGCTATCAGGGTTTTCTAATTAATGCTTGACAGTGACCTACTCTCACATGAGGAAACCCCACACTACCATCGGCGATACATCGTTTCACTGCTGAGTTCGGGATGGGATCAGGTGGTTCCAATGTTCTATGGCTGTCAAGCGAAACTTTTGCACATGGATGTGCTTATGCCGTTTTGCCAGGGATGGCAAAAAACGGTAGCGTATCCACACGCTCGGAATCCATTTTATTCAAGCTTTCAATTCTTGCCTTACACTCTACTTTCTAGCGTATGGTTACGACCTCCAGGGATGGAGGAACAAGGTAGGCCGCTGCGCGGCGACTTTTTATCCCGAGCTTATTGAGAGGTTTTGTGTTTTTTTTGATGCCGAGTCAGATTGCCTGTACTTGATGCTTTGTGACCACACTCCTTGCAGATCAGGTGATCAGGGTGAGTCTGCTTCCCGGGATGCTTTCCCAGCATGTGGCTAGTCAGATGGCCTGTACTTGATGCTTTGTGACCACACTCCTTGCAGATCAGGTGATCAGGGTGAGTCTGCTTCCCGGGATGCTTTCCCAGCATGTGGCTAGTCAGATGGCCTGTATGTACTGCTTGAAAACCACACTCCTTGCAGATCAGGTGATCAGGGTGAGTCTGCTTCCCGGGATGCTTTCCCAGCATGTGGCTAGTCAGATTGCCTGTATGTGCTGCTTGAAAACCACACTCCTTGCAGATCAGGTGATCAGGGTGAGTCTGCTTCCCGGGATGCTTTCCCAGCATGTGGCTAGTCAGATTGACTGTACTTGATGCTTTGTGACCACACTCCTTGCAGATCAGGTGATCAGGGTGAGTCTGCTTCCCGGGATGCTTTCCCAGCATGTGGCTAGTCAGATTGCCTGTATGTACTGCTTGAAAACCACACTCCTTGCAGATCAGGTGATCAGGGTGAGTCTGCTTCCCGGGATGCTTTCCCAGCATGTGGCTAGTCAGATGGCCTGTATGTACTGCTTGAAAACCACACTCCTTGCAGATCAGGTGATCAGGGTGAGTCTGCTTCCCGGGATGCTTTCCCAGCATGTGGCTAGTCAGATGGCCTGTATGTACTGCTTGAAAACCACACTCCTTGCAGATCAGGTGATCAGGGTGAGTCTGCTTCCCGGGATGCTTTCCCAGCATGTGGCTAGTCAGATTGCCTGTATGTGCTGCTTGAAAACCACACTCCTTGCAGATCAGGTGATCAGGGTGAGTCTGCTTCCCGGGATGCTTTCCCAGCATGTGGCTAGTCAGATGGCCTGTATGTACTGCTTGAAAACCACACTCCTTGCAGATCAGGTGATCAGGGTGAGTCTGCTTCCCGGGATGCTTTCCCAGCATGTGGCGAGTCAGATTGACTGTACTTGATGCTTTGTGACCACACTCCTTGCAGATCAGGTGATCAGGGTGAGTCTGCTTCCCGGGATGCTTTCCCAGCATGTGGCTAGTCAGATTGACTGTACTCGATGTTGCGTAATAACAACCTTCAACAGAACAAGGATAAGACCTTTTTTTTGTACACTTATATTTTTTTTTTGAAGGGGGAGGCTCACCATTAAAATCAGGCTCACAAATATATTCCACTCCTTTTCTTTTTATACTTTTTTTGTCTTCATTTATTAAATAGCCTGCTGTTATTCCAGTATTTGTCGTCGCTATTACACCATAAGCATTATCATCAGATTGAATATTCACTATTTGTCCTTCTTCATTTAAACCGACAATTACAGGATTTCCTTGATCAGGTGTATTTGCAATAGCTACCCCTATCGCTATTTGAGTAGCTTCAGCCTGACTGTACGGAGTAGTAAAAATACACTCATCGGTTTTATTTTCATTATCATCTACCGGTTCTGTTTTTATTTTTACACTTAAATCCATCGGCTTTGTAGGTGGTATTTCATCGACGACTTTACAGTCTATTTCTAAATTTAATGGTTTTTCTTGTTCTTGACTTGTACCCTTTATCGCAACTTTCTCACAAATAAAACTATTTCCTTGAGTGGTGCATTCTATAATTTCCTTCTGCTGATTATCTCCAGTGCCACCTTCACAGAAAACGCAGCAAAACAACAGTAAAAATAACAATGCGGGCAATTGACATCAGAATACCTACGGATATTAATTGCAAGTAAACGTAGATACTCTTCCCTCCTTAATTTTTGTACGGTTGTTTTCTTATCCGCATCCCATCAAAACTAAAACAGCTACTCCTGACCGGCCAGCTCTGGTGGAACTACTACCAGAAACACACTGGTAATTTGCGGGACGTGGTACTGGACAACATCAACCGGATACTCGCCTGCGGTCGCTTGTTCATGGGCTATGCCACATGGTTGTGCAGTAACGAACAGTGTAGTCACTCCAAAAAAATTTGCATGGGTTGCAAGTCACGTTTTTGCAATACCTGCGGAAAAAAACTCACTGACCAGTGGATTGAAAAGCAGCGAGTCTTACTGCCCGATACCGAGTGGCAACATATCACCTTCACTATGCCTTGTGAGCTTTGGGCATTTTTTTTGCTCAACCGTGAGTTGTTGAAGCCACTCAGCGCCATTGCCGCCAAGGCCATACAGACCGTTGCCAGAAAGAAAGGCATTACTCCCGGCATCTTTACCGCCCTGCATACCTTTGGCCGTGACCTGAAATGGAATGTCCATATTCACCTGTCCGTTACCCGTGGCGGCATCACTGAAGACAGTCAACACTGGAAAGCCCTGTTCTTCTCCCGTGAAGCCATCATGCCCCAGTGGCGTTACGGGATGATCAACCTGCTCAGGGAAGCCTACAAAAGCGGTACGCTAACCTTGCCGGACACATTGCAAGCCAACTGCCACAACCTGACGGACTTTAACCGTTTCCTGAATGCCCATTACCAGAAAAGCTGGATCGTTCACTTTGCCCAGGCCACCAAAACACCGAAGGCGACCATCAGTTATCTCGGGCGCTACCTGAAGCGGCCACCGCTGGCGATGTCACGACTCAAACACTACGACGGCAATACCGTGGTGTTTGAGTACCTGGATCACAAAAGCAAACGCTACCTGAACTTTACCTGTGAAGGTGAGGAGTTCCTCGACCGGCTGATCCAGCATATTCCGGAAAAGGGTTTCCAGATGATTCGTTACTATGGTTTTCTGGCAAACAGGGTACGCTCAACCTTACTACCGAAGGTCTACACCCTGCTCAACCAGCCGGAGCGTAATGCCCTGACAATCACCTATGCAGGCTTGCTGAAAAGCAGCTTTGGCCTTGACCCTCACCAATGCATTCTCTGCCAGTCAGCGATGGTGTTTGCCGGTATTACCCGAGGAAGACCGCAAAGGGAACTGCACAAATACTCACAGGCGCTCGCTCTTGCGAAGCCGATCCGTTGAGTCACGCCCTCAATCCGTCTGGAATCCGGGGTTACAGGTAAAAGCTGGAAATAATGGTAGGTTTGCAGTGTTTTTTCCTGGTTGAGCGATCACTGCATCATCAGCCTGTCTGAGAGAAAACTGAAAAGCCGGAAATTTCTGGTGATTTTTTGAGCTGATCAGTTTTACAAATTCCTATGCATGTACTAAGAACGTCTGGAACGTTCGCAGTAAATCGCTTTGGCGTTATATGGTCAAGCCGCACGAGTCATTAGTACTGGTTAGCTCAACGCCTCACAACGCTTACACACCCAGCCTATCAACGTCATAGTCTTTAACGGCTCTTCAGGATCCTCTAGGGATCAGGGAAGTCTCATCTTGAAGGGGGCTTCCCGCTTAGATGCTTTCAGCGGTTATCCCGTCCGAACATAGCTACCGGGCAATGCGTCTGGCGACACAACCCGAACACCAGTGGTTCGTCCACTCCGGTCCTCTCGTACTAGGAGCAGCTCTCCTCAAACTTCCAACGTCCACGGCAGATAGGGACCGAACTGTCTCACGACGTTCTAAACCCAGCTCGCGTACCACTTTAAATGGCGAACAGCCATACCCTTGGGACCGGCTTCAGCCCCAGGATGTGATGAGCCGACATCGAGGTGCCAAACACCGCCGTCGATGTGAACTCTTGGGCGGTATCAGCCTGTTATCCCCGGAGTACCTTTTATCCGTTGAGCGATGGCCCTTCCATTCAGAACCACCGGATCACTAAGACCTACTTTCGTACCTGCTCGAGATGTACCTCTCGCAGTCAAGCGCGCTTGTGCCTTTACACTAACCGTACGATGTCCGACCGTACTTAGCGCACCTTCGTGCTCCTCCGTTACTCTTTGGGAGGAGACCGCCCCAGTCAAACTACCCACCACACAATGTCCCCGATCCCGATTAGGGACCTGGGTTAGAACCTCAATATTGCCAGGGTGGTATTTCAAGGTTGGCTCCACGCAGACTGGCGTCCACGCTTCAAAGCCTCCCACCTATCCTACACAAGCAACATCAAGATCCACTGTGAAGCTATAGTAAAGGTTCACGGGGTCTTTCCGTCTAGCCGCGGATACACTGCATCTTAACAGCGATTTCAATTTCACTGAGTCTCGGGTGGAGACAGCTTGGCCATCGTTACGCCATTCGTGCAGGTCGGAACTTACCCGACAAGGAATTTCGCTACCTTAGGACCGTTATAGTTACGGCCGCCGTTTACCGGGGCTTCGATCAAGAGCTTCCCTCACCACCAAATTTCTCTTGCTGCTGTGTTAAACGTCTTCGCTCGTTCAGTCATTTACTCTTTTGTAAACTCCTTCACTCGCTCAGCCGTTTGCCTTGCATCAAAAAAAATTTGGTGGTGAGGTAACCCCATCAATTAACCTTCCGGCACCGGGCAGGCGTCACACCGTATACGTCCACTTTCGTGTTTGCACAGTGCTGTGTTTTTAATAAACAGTCGCAGCCAACTGGTCTCTGCGACCCCCACTAGCTTACGGAGCAAGTCCGATCACCGGCGGGGGCGTACCTTCTCCCGAAGTTACGGTACCATTTTGCCTAGTTCCTTCACCCGAGTTCTCTCAAGCGCCTTGGTATTCTCTACCTGACCACCTGTGTCGGTTTGGGGTACGGTCCCTGTTGACCTGAAGCTTAGAAGTTTTTCCTGGAAGCCTGGCATCGACCACTTCCCGATCTTAAAGATCGGTCGTCATCGGTTCTCGGCCTTGAGGGTCCGGATTTGCCTGAACCCTCGGCCTACGACCTTAAACATGGACAACCATCGCCATGCTGGCCTAGCCTTCTCCGTCACTCCATCGCAGTCAACAGCGGTACGGGAATATTAACCCGTTTCCCATCGATTACGTCTTTCGACCTCACCTTAGGGGCCGACTCACCCTGCGCCGATTAGCGTTGCGCAGGAACCCTTGGTCTTCCGGCGAGGGGGCCTCTCACCCCCTTTATCGTTACTCATGTCAGCATTCGCACTCCTGATACCTCCAGCCTGCCTCCCGGCTTGACCTTCAACGGCTTACAGGACGCTCCTCTACCGCTCAACACCTAAGTGCTGAACCCGTAGCTTCGGTGAATAGTTTGAGCCCCGTTACATCTTCCGCGCGAGCCGACTCGACCAGTGAGCTATTACGCTTTCTTTAAAGGGTGGCTGCTTCTAAGCCAACCTCCTGGCTGTCTGGGCCTTCTCACATCGTTTCCCACTTAACTATTACTTGGGGACCTTAGCTGACGGTCTGGGTTGTTTCCCTTTCCACGACGGACGTTAGCACCCGCCGTGTGTCTCCCGTGATTGCACTCATCGGTATTCGGAGTTTGCATGGGGTTGGTAAGTCGGGATGACCCCCTAGCCCAAACAGTGCTCTACCCCCGATGGTGAGACACGAGGCGCTACCTAAATAGCTTTCGAGGAGAACCAGCTATCTCCGGGCTTGATTAGCCTTTCACTCCTAGCCACAAGTCATCCCCCGGCTTTTCAACGACGGTGGGTTCGGTCCTCCAATCAGTGTTACCTGATCTTCAACCTGCTCATGGCTAGATCGCCCGGTTTCGGGTCTACACCCTGCGACTATGGCGCCCTATTAAGACTCGGTTTCCCTACGGCTACCCTATGCGGTTAACCTTGCCACAGAATGTAAGTCGCTGACCCATTATACAAAAGGTACGCAGTCACCCCGCTACTAAATTGCTCTAGCAGAACTGAGATTTTATACGCTCCATGAGGTAACGCTTTACACGACCATCATGCTTTAGCATACGTTCTCTTTCTCTAGCTACAGATTCACTCATATAGGCTTCGTAATATACCAGCTCCCACTCCTTACCTTTGGTAGAAGTGTTTCTTCCAGAGTTATGTTCTTGAAACCTACGTCTCAGGTCTGATGTATAACCTGTGTAGAAATCATCATGATCATGAACACATCGAAGAATATAAACGTAATACATTACAGCTCCCTTAGAGCAATTTAGTAGCGGGGCTCCCACTGCTTGTACGTACACGGTTTCAGGGTCTATTTCACTCCCCTCAACGGGGTTCTTTTCGCCTTTCCCTCACGGTACTGGTTCACTATCGGTCAGTCAGGAGTATTTAGCCTTGGAGGATGGTCCCCCCTTGTCCGAAGACGGTTCAGTCAAGATTTCTCGTGTCCCGACCTACTCGATTTCACTTAAAATGGCCTTTCGTGTACGGGGCTATCACCCTTTGTTGCCGCACTTTCCAGAGCGTTCCACTAAACCATAATAAACTTAAGGGCTAATCCCCGTTCGCTCGCCGCTACTGGGGGAATCTCAATTGATTTCTTTTCCTCCGGGTACTTAGATGTTTCAGTTCCCCGGGTTCGCCTCCCGGAACCTATGTATTCAGTTCCGGGATACTCACTTCTGTGAGTGGGTTTCCCCATTCGGAAATCGCTGGGTCAATGCCTGTTTATCGGCTTACCAACGCTTATCGCAGATTACCACGTCCTTCATCGCCTCTGACTGCCAAGGCATCCACCGTGCACGCTTAGTCACTTGACCATATAACCCAAAACAATTTACTTCGTAAATCGTAG encodes:
- a CDS encoding helix-turn-helix domain-containing protein — its product is MKYVTTITDEAVLLTLKFAKHYGPLRCIRERAHSLLLSNRGFTLEQIAEILEIRYQTASQWIDDWEEYGIRALYKGHGGGRPCIYDESEVQRIKELVAEEPRRLSYVKSKIEDETGKSSSKITLANIVKKQGWFTKDSVNHANINGTKSNSMTVKLL
- the tnpB gene encoding IS66 family insertion sequence element accessory protein TnpB (TnpB, as the term is used for proteins encoded by IS66 family insertion elements, is considered an accessory protein, since TnpC, encoded by a neighboring gene, is a DDE family transposase.), whose protein sequence is MIRPAADTDVFLYSEPVDMRKSINGLATLVEQEMALSPFDRKLFVFCNRGRDKVKLLYWERNGFVLWYKRLEKFRFQWHWDSMPSHIDGDLLNRLLDGYDIRPPQPHPALTYTSMI
- a CDS encoding IS66 family transposase, encoding MNDTLAHLPDDPTILKAYIAQLQGRLSTLEEHIRQLIRQRFGASSEKAPANQFGLFNEAEQDQPDNPDAVAKAEAEITVPAHQRKKPGRKPLPEALPRVRREHDLPEQEKVCSCCGSHDLHRIGEEVSEQLDIIPAKVQVIQNVRPKYACRHCEGSIQTAPMPPQPIPGSIATPGLLAYIATGKYVDGLPLYRQEQFVLNRLGVEVARATTAQWMVRCGELVQPLVNLMRDHLLESPLIHCDETHVKVLRESGKKAQSLSYMWVQVAEPVPDHRVILFDYDPSRSGSVPVRLLEGFKGYLQTDGYEGYAAIGRQEGIISQGCWAHARRKFNEAVKGLKKGVKTGKAYMGMAYIQKLYRIEREIKDCSCEEKKMIRQQKSRDILSQLRQWLDKSLPQTPPKTLLGKALNYLNNQWDKLIRYCDEGYLRMDNNLAENAIRPFVIGRKAWLFSTSQAGANASANLYSLVETAKACGLESYAYLKEVFTQLPAAKTLADIEQLLPWNQNSS
- a CDS encoding IS91 family transposase; its protein translation is MYGCFLIRIPSKLKQLLLTGQLWWNYYQKHTGNLRDVVLDNINRILACGRLFMGYATWLCSNEQCSHSKKICMGCKSRFCNTCGKKLTDQWIEKQRVLLPDTEWQHITFTMPCELWAFFLLNRELLKPLSAIAAKAIQTVARKKGITPGIFTALHTFGRDLKWNVHIHLSVTRGGITEDSQHWKALFFSREAIMPQWRYGMINLLREAYKSGTLTLPDTLQANCHNLTDFNRFLNAHYQKSWIVHFAQATKTPKATISYLGRYLKRPPLAMSRLKHYDGNTVVFEYLDHKSKRYLNFTCEGEEFLDRLIQHIPEKGFQMIRYYGFLANRVRSTLLPKVYTLLNQPERNALTITYAGLLKSSFGLDPHQCILCQSAMVFAGITRGRPQRELHKYSQALALAKPIR